In a genomic window of Lycium ferocissimum isolate CSIRO_LF1 chromosome 9, AGI_CSIRO_Lferr_CH_V1, whole genome shotgun sequence:
- the LOC132032004 gene encoding uncharacterized protein LOC132032004: protein MSQSPSFAIHTLSPVVVDLNQPQQLTREVSRWSKPRMRVDYNFSFWVSPSITDDILDKEIEEEEFENDIFESLLDVIVDGIDEEEEEEEAEEFANDISESILDDRVDEIDEEIEEEEEEEEEVEEFANDIAELILDDRVDEIDEEIEKEEEEEARKLTKIDEEEEVEEFEKDIFESTLDDRVEGEEEEKEAEKFANDISESILDDRVDEIDEQKKKRRRRKLMKSMKKRESMSLRMVHLSRFLIKELVKSMEEEEEEMEEFASDIYESLLNVRVDEINEEGEEAEEFVNDISESILDDRVNEIDEQIEEEEKEEEVEEFPNDLSQFLMIKLMKSTKK, encoded by the exons atgtctcaaagtCCCTCTTTTGCTATTCATACATTATCACCTGTTGTTGTCGATTTGAACCAACCACAACAACTAACACGTGAAGTGTCTAGGTGGAGTAAACCTCGAATGCGTGTTGATTATAATTTTTCGTTTTGGGTGTCACCATCTATTACTGATGACATTCTTGATAAAGAAATAGAAGAAGAGGAGTTTGAGAATGATATATTTGAGTCGCTTCTTGATGTTATAGTTGATGGAATTgatgaagaagaggaagaggaggaggCGGAGGAGTTTGCAAATGATATATCTGAGTCGATTCTTGATGATAGAGTGGATGAAATCGATGAAGAaatagaagaagaggaagaggaggaggaggaggtggAGGAGTTTGCGAATGATATAGCTGAGTTGATTCTTGATGACAGAGTTGATGAAATCgatgaagaaatagaaaaagaggaagaggaggaggCAAGGA AGTTGACAAAAATTGATGAAGAAGAGGAAGTGGAGGAGTTTGAGAAAGATATATTTGAGTCAACTCTTGATGACAGAGTTG aaggcgaagaggaagagaaggAGGCGGAGAAGTTTGCAAATGATATATCTGAGTCGATTCTTGATGATAGAGTTGATGAAATCGatgaacaaaagaagaagagaaggaggagga AGTTGATGAAATCGATGAAAAAGAGGGAGAGCATGAGCTTGAGAATGGTACATTTGAGTCGATTCTTGATAAAAGAGTTGGTGAAGTCGAtggaagaggaagaggaggagATGGAGGAGTTTGCAAGTGACATCTATGAGTCGCTTCTTAATGTTAGAGTTGATGAAATTAATGAAGAAGGGGAGGAGGCGGAAGAATTTGTAAATGATATATCTGAGTCGATTCTTGATGATAGAGTTAATGAAATCGATGAACAAatagaagaagaggaaaaagaggAGGAGGTGGAGGAGTTTCCGAATGATCTGAGTCAATTCTTGATGATAAAGTTGATGAAATCGACGAAGAAatag